The following are from one region of the Primulina eburnea isolate SZY01 chromosome 17, ASM2296580v1, whole genome shotgun sequence genome:
- the LOC140818176 gene encoding uncharacterized protein, whose amino-acid sequence MTPLSLFFHLLILLPLIIYSQVLDPFLLAPPMAKIPPFFSNFLSFFVVLLHLGCFFTTSRRHQGRSGHHLFSPASSFSNFKKKLTPPSKKLASLLRRLVFFLPSSSSDPIPHPHSIPSPSSSTRSLRLNPPAIVFPTEENDSAVLINNPSFLPADDIFPCTICGEIFQKLALLEQHQSAKHPVSELVDGENIVRIIFKMGWPEKGRCPVIHRILKIHNSTKILTQFEEYREFVKSKAAAKIKPSRDERCIADGNELLRFHCTTFICELSDSAICNHQYCCVCGIIRSGFSSKMDGISTFPTSWTAHVAIPEDIEEEFGFMSVKRALVVCRVVAGRVGCDPGIVDKEDSGFDSLVGRGSSGFDEELLVFNPRAVLPCFVILYTV is encoded by the coding sequence ATGACACCTTTATCTTTATTCTTCCATTTGTTGATCCTTCTTCCACTGATCATTTACAGTCAAGTACTCGATCCATTTTTACTAGCTCCTCCAATGGCTAAAATCCCTCCATTCTTCTCCAACTTCCTCTCGTTCTTCGTCGTCCTCCTCCATCTCGGCTGCTTCTTCACCACCTCCCGCCGCCACCAGGGCCGCAGCGGCCACCACCTCTTCTCCCCTGCTTCCTCCTTCTCCAACTTCAAGAAGAAGCTAACCCCACCGAGTAAAAAACTTGCTTCTCTCCTCAGACGCCTAGTCTTTTTCCTCCCTTCTTCCTCGTCCGATCCGATCCCTCATCCGCACTCGATTCCATCTCCCTCTTCCTCCACTAGATCCTTACGTTTGAATCCTCCGGCCATTGTCTTCCCCACGGAAGAAAATGACAGCGCTGTACTGATCAATAATCCTTCGTTCTTGCCCGCTGATGATATCTTCCCATGTACAATCTGCGGAGAAATCTTCCAGAAGTTGGCTCTTCTTGAACAGCACCAGTCTGCGAAGCACCCGGTTTCGGAGCTCGTCGATGGCGAGAACATCGTCcggatcatattcaaaatgggTTGGCCGGAGAAAGGAAGATGCCCCGTTATCCACCGGATCCTGAAGATTCACAACAGCACAAAGATCCTAACTCAGTTCGAAGAGTACAGAGAGTTCGTCAAGTCGAAAGCAGCTGCCAAGATCAAGCCATCGAGGGACGAAAGATGCATTGCAGACGGGAACGAGCTGCTGAGATTTCATTGCACCACTTTCATATGTGAGTTATCGGATTCCGCCATCTGCAACCACCAGTACTGCTGCGTCTGCGGGATTATCAGGTCTGGATTCTCTTCGAAGATGGACGGAATCTCCACGTTCCCGACAAGCTGGACGGCACACGTGGCGATACCGGAGGACATCGAGGAGGAGTTCGGGTTCATGAGCGTGAAACGGGCCTTGGTTGTCTGTCGGGTCGTGGCGGGCCGGGTAGGTTGCGACCCGGGTATAGTGGACAAGGAGGATTCGGGGTTCGATTCGTTGGTGGGTCGGGGCAGTAGCGGGTTCGACGAAGAGCTGTTGGTGTTTAATCCAAGGGCTGTTCTTCCTTGCTTTGTGATTCTGTACACTGTGTGA
- the LOC140817737 gene encoding benzoate carboxyl methyltransferase-like, which produces MGLNKILHTNAGDGETSYANNSIVQKYGISKTWPILDETLKNMLDTERFEEYCCFKMVDFGCASGPNTLLVLSHLMDTLQDFSSGFQEIQVFLNDLPDNDFNNLFKLVQSFYQKKETKTKPLCFIYGSPGSFYDRLFPSNSMHFVYSSYSIHWLSGVPEGLESNNKENIYIAKTSPANVLEAYANQFQRDFFKFLNIRGEEMIPGGRMVLSLSGRRLEDASSMVENAHFTILAETLHEMVVEGQVEKDDLYSFNVPIYIPCPREVETIIADQGSFKLDKMDVFPVPWDPSQDENFEKSRCAKFAADSVRAVIEPMLASHFSRVVNYDVVFEKYAEKLAEHLSKEKPSHFTIAISLRRK; this is translated from the exons ATGGGGTTGAATAAAATTCTACATACAAATGCAGGAGATGGGGAAACCAGCTATGCCAACAATTCAATTGTTCAA AAATATGGAATATCAAAAACATGGCCAATATTAGATGAAACCCTAAAAAATATGCTTGATACCGAGAGATTCGAGGAATATTGCTGCTTCAAGATGGTGGATTTTGGTTGTGCATCAGGCCCGAATACATTGTTAGTTCTCTCCCATCTCATGGATACTCTACAAGATTTCTCCAGTGGATTTCAAGAAATTCAAGTTTTCTTAAACGATCTTCCAG ATAACGACTTCAACAATTTGTTCAAATTGGTGCAGAGTTTCTACCAAAAGAAAGAAACTAAAACGAAACCGCTCTGCTTTATATATGGCTCGCCGGGATCGTTCTATGATAGACTATTTCCAAGCAATAGTATGCACTTCGTTTATTCTTCTTACAGCATCCATTGGCTCTCTGGG GTTCCCGAAGGACTTGAGAGCAATAACAAGGAAAATATTTACATAGCCAAGACAAGTCCCGCGAACGTATTGGAAGCATATGCAAACCAATTTCAAAGAGACTTCTTCAAATTTCTAAATATTAGAGGTGAAGAAATGATCCCCGGTGGGCGTATGGTGTTATCGTTATCCGGTCGACGTCTCGAAGATGCTTCTTCCATGGTTGAAAATGCACATTTCACAATTCTTGCCGAAACACTTCATGAAATGGTCGTCGAG GGACAGGTCGAGAAAGATGATCTATATTCTTTTAACGTGCCTATATACATCCCGTGCCCACGAGAAGTCGAGACGATAATCGCCGACCAAGGGTCCTTCAAATTGGACAAGATGGACGTTTTTCCGGTCCCATGGGACCCTAGCCAAGACGAAAATTTCGAAAAAAGTAGATGCGCAAAATTTGCCGCGGATAGTGTTCGTGCTGTGATTGAGCCAATGCTGGCCAGCCATTTTAGCAGGGTCGTGAATTATGATGTGGTATTTGAGAAGTATGCAGAAAAATTGGCTGAGCATTTGTCTAAGGAGAAGCCATCTCACTTTACTATAGCCATTTCTTTAAGAAGGAAATGA
- the LOC140818413 gene encoding protein NDL1-like, whose amino-acid sequence MAEFSGYSVCLDVETIYLGGKEHIVRTGHGPVSVIVYGDQDKPALVTYPDLALNHMSCFQGLFFCPEAATLLLHNFCVYHISPPGHELGAAAVCSDDPVPSVDDLADQILEVLNYFRLGAVMCMGVMAGAYVLTLFAMKFRERVLGLILVSPLCKAPSWTEWLRNKVMSNLLYYYGMCGLLKEFLLHRYFSKEVRGGADVPESDIVQACRRLLDERQSINVLRFLQAIDRRPDLTDGLKTLKCRTLIFVGDNSPFHTESLYMTTKLDRRYSALVEVQACGSMVTEEQPHAMLVPMEYFLTGYGLYRPSQFSGSPRSPLSPSCIAPELLSPESMGLKLKPIKTRLSSQR is encoded by the exons ATGGCTGAATTTAGCGGCTATTCCGTTTGCCTCGATGTGGAAACCATTTATCTCGGCGGGAAG GAACATATTGTGCGAACTGGCCATGGTCCTGTATCTGTTATAGTTTATGGAGACCAAGACAAACCAGCTCTGGTCACTTATCCTGATTTAGCTTTAAATC ATATGTCTTGTTTTCAAGGATTGTTCTTTTGTCCTGAAGCTGCAACTTTGTTGCTTCACAATTTCTGTGTTTACCACATCAGTCCTCCTGGGCATGAG TTGGGTGCTGCTGCAGTTTGTTCTGATGATCCTGTGCCTTCTGTTGACGACTTAGCtgatcaaattcttgaagtgcTCAACTATTTCAG GCTTGGTGCAGTTATGTGTATGGGTGTAATGGCTGGAGCTTATGTCCTCACATTGTTTGCA ATGAAATTTAGAGAGCGGGTTCTTGGTTTGATCCTTGTTTCTCCTCTGTGCAAAGCACCGTCTTGGACAGAATGGCTACGTAATAAG GTGATGTCAAATTTGCTGTATTATTATGGAATGTGTGGTCTGCTGAAGGAATTCTTGCTTCACCGTTACTTCAGCAAG GAAGTTCGTGGTGGTGCCGATGTTCCAGAATCAGACATAGTTCAAGCTTGCAGGAGA CTACTTGATGAGAGGCAGAGCATAAATGTGTTGCGGTTCCTTCAAGCTATAGATAG GAGACCTGATCTCACAGATGGGTTGAAGACACTGAAATGTCGAACCCTGATATTTGTTGGCGATAATTCTCCTTTTCATACGGAGTCCCTCTATATGACCACGAAACTAGACAGAAGATATAGTGCTTTGGTTGAG GTACAAGCATGTGGATCAATGGTGACTGAGGAGCAACCACATGCAATGCTAGTTCCCATGGAATATTTTCTCACAGGATACGGTCTGTACCGGCCGAGTCAATTCAGTGGCAGTCCTAGAAGTCCATTGAGCCCATCCTGTATTGCACCTGAACTCCTCTCTCCGGAAAGCATGGGATTGAAACTAAAACCGATCAAGACTCGTCTGTCGTCGCAAAGATAA
- the LOC140818135 gene encoding uncharacterized protein: MGSIEPFNRLVKLAARAFYDDITTKGENQPKTGRSDNRGIAVVILDALTRRQWVREEDLAKDLKLHTKQLRRTLRFFEEEKLVTRDHRKETAKGAKIYNAAVAATGDSQHNGREGDEKLKMHTHSYCCLDYAQIYDVVRYRLHRMKKKLKDELESKNTVQEYICPNCSKRYTALDALRLITPYDEYFHCESCNGVLVAESDKLTAQELGDTDDNARRRRHEKLKDLLTNMEDQLKPLIDQLGRVKDLPIPEFGSLQAWELRANAAGRSGNGDLNSNDPSKSSQGLGFGGTPMPYVGETKVEVAFSGEDEKGENIKSINTNTPVKILPPWMIKEGMNYTKEQLGETKPEANMGGKSSVEWELSDDKKSTIVNNEAKNIQDEYVKAYYAAILQRQRDQEEMAKTQESPNATTSAQVSSTLSERQVGVKSKRDDYEGEDVEWEEAAPSTGSTSVHYKVDLNVEAEAFEDDEDDDIDWEEG; encoded by the exons ATGGGTAGCATCGAGCCATTTAATCG CTTGGTGAAACTTGCTGCAAGAGCATTTTATGATGACATAACAACGAAAGGAGAAAACCAGCCCAAGACTGGAAGAAGTGACAACAGGGGCATTGCTGTGGTCATTCTTGATGCTCTTACTCG ACGTCAGTGGGTAAGGGAAGAAGATTTGGCCAAGGACTTGAAGCTTCACACAAAGCAACTTCGGCGAACTCTAAGATTTTTTGAAGAAGAAAAACTTGTCACTCGTGATCATCGCAAGGAG ACTGCTAAAGGTGCAAAAATTTACAATGCCGCGGTGGCTGCCACTGGTGACAGTCAGCATAATGGGCGAGAAGGCGATGAAAAGCTTAAGATGCATACACACTCATATTGTTGTCTTGATTATGCACAG ATATATGATGTGGTGAGGTATAGATTACATCGCATGAAAAAAAAGCTAAAAGATGAACTGGAAAGCAAGAATACGGTGCAGGAGTATATATGCCCAAACTGCAGTAAGAG ATATACGGCCCTTGACGCACTTCGGTTGATTACTCCATATGATGAGTACTTTCACTGTGAAAGTTGCAATGGAGTTCTAGTGGCTGAGAGCGACAAGTTAACTGCTCAAGAATTAGGAGATACAGATGATAATGCCAGAAGACGTCGCCATGAAAAATTAAAAGACTTGCTAACAAATATGGAG GATCAACTAAAACCACTGATTGATCAACTTGGAAGAGTTAAGGatttacctattcctgaatttGGAAGTCTTCAAGCCTGGGAACTTCGAGCAAATGCCGCTGGCCGTTCTGGAAATGGAGACCTTAATTCCAATGATCCATCTAAATCTTCTCAAGGTCTTGGGTTTGGTGGAACTCCTATGCCTTATGTTGGGGAGACTAAG GTTGAAGTTGCTTTCAGTGGAGAAGATGAGAAAGGAGAAaatataaaatcaattaatACAAATACACCTGTGAAAATTTTGCCACCATGGATGATCAAGGAAGGAATGAATTATACGAAAGAGCAACTTGGAGAGACCAAGCCAGAGGCAAATATGGGTGGCAAGTCATCGGTCGAATGGGAACTTTCGGATGACAAAAAATCCACAATTGTAAATAACGAAGCAAAGAATATTCAG GATGAATATGTGAAAGCTTATTATGCTGCTATACTTCAGCGCCAACGAGATCAAGAGGAAATGGCCAAGACACAGGAATCACCTAATGCTACTACCTCCGCACAAGTATCTTCAACACTCAGTGAGCGCCAAGTCGGCGTCAAGTCGAAAcgtgatgattatgaaggagAAGATGTTGAATGGGAGGAGGCCGCCCCTTCTACAG GTAGCACATCTGTTCATTACAAAGTTGACTTAAATGTAGAAGCAGAAGCttttgaagatgatgaagacGATGACATCGACTGGGAGGAAGGGTAG